From Miscanthus floridulus cultivar M001 chromosome 15, ASM1932011v1, whole genome shotgun sequence, the proteins below share one genomic window:
- the LOC136509101 gene encoding myosin-binding protein 7-like, which produces MADVGEPPPSLCPLCGHPASFSVSPPMSAAAANTSPARPPLKRRTPPVPEAPPAVVRVEIGDEAAALREALARQQAALDDVQAELDAERGAAAGAASEAMTMILRLQREKAEAMMEARQFRRYAEEKMAHDATELAALEEALSKREAAGTRALQGQTPRQPYGAAPSTGGSTPRRPSATPRHPPSSPSPAASSGGGAGGYYPPLRCCIDHPPTASEADALETPRDQLTRLAHRVHLLERGATPVAAANTTPIIRVAPGSSFPRHARAYSDDSLDLYNDGDCFPDDDCGASDRVYTVDAIHGATLAVPEGGSYGGGGTPLGSDCGYSSAPWTEDEEVRRLSARMQALEADRESMRQAIISMGAEKAQVMLLKEIAQKLCKEAAPPPVPAAAVAQQSFYKGGNTQPAMTVTVRPPRHPPVLMQRKVVKRQPSLFAAVVKWVTSIMWWRRKSSRVKYPIGQCGNNVGLLLLLDKAPRASGHGHQRPPKRI; this is translated from the exons ATGGCTGACGTCGGCGAGCCCCCTCCCTCGCTCTGCCCGTTATGCGGCCACCCCGCCTCCTTCTCCGTTTCCCCGCCGATGTCTGCGGCGGCGGCCAACACGTCCCCCGCGAGGCCGCCGCTGAAGCGGAGGACCCCACCCGTACCCGAGGCGCCACCCGCGGTGGTGCGGGTGGAGATCGGGGACGAGGCCGCGGCGCTGCGCGAGGCGTTGGCGCGGCAGCAAGCCGCGCTCGACGACGTCCAGGCGGAGCTCGACGCGGAGCGTGGGGCCGCGGCCGGCGCCGCCAGCGAGGCCATGACCATGATCCTCCGCCTGCAGCGCGAGAAGGCCGAGGCCATGATGGAGGCACGCCAGTTCCGCCGCTACGCCGAGGAGAAGATGGCCCACGATGCCACCGAGCTCGCGGCCCTCGAGGAGGCGCTCTCCAAGCGCGAGGCCGCCGGGACGCGGGCGCTTCAAGGCCAGACGCCCCGCCAACCCTACGGCGCCGCGCCGTCGACGGGGGGCTCTACCCCGCGCCGCCCCTCCGCCACGCCGCGCCACCCTCCCTCCTCGCCGTCCCCCGCGGCGTCGTCCGGAGGCGGAGCCGGAGGGTACTACCCGCCTCTGCGGTGCTGCATCGACCACCCGCCCACCGCGTCCGAGGCAGACGCGCTCGAGACCCCGCGCGACCAGCTCACCCGCCTCGCCCACCGCGTCCACCTCCTCGAGCGCGGCGCGACCCCGGTGGCCGCCGCCAACACGACGCCCATCATCCGCGTCGCGCCGGGATCCTCGTTCCCGCGCCACGCGCGCGCCTACTCGGACGACAGCCTCGACTTGTACAACGACGGCGACTGTTTCCCGGACGACGATTGCGGCGCCAGCGACCGGGTATACACCGTGGACGCCATTCACGGGGCAACCCTGGCGGTTCCTGAGGGCGGCTCCTACGGCGGCGGTGGCACGCCTTTGGGGAGCGACTGCGGCTACAGCAGCGCTCCGTGGACGGAAGACGAGGAGGTGCGCCGCCTCAGCGCGCGGATGCAGGCGTTGGAGGCGGACCGTGAGTCCATGAGGCAGGCCATCATCTCCATGGGGGCCGAGAAGGCGCAGGTCATGCTGCTCAAGGAGATCGCGCAGAAGCTCTGCAAGGAGGCGGCACCACCACCGGTTCCAGCGGCGGCAGTGGCGCAGCAGAGCTTCTACAAAGGGGGCAACACGCAGCCGGCCATGACCGTCACTGTGCGACCACCACGGCACCCGCCGGTGCTTATGCAAAGGAAGGTGGTGAAGAGGCAGCCATCACTCTTTGCTGCAGTGGTCAAG TGGGTTACATCAATCATGTGGTGGCGAAGGAAATCATCCCGCGTCAA